From the Hoplias malabaricus isolate fHopMal1 chromosome 6, fHopMal1.hap1, whole genome shotgun sequence genome, the window AAAATGATGTgccaaatttctgttctgtttaagtATGAGGCCATAATGctcattcatgtgcatttaagagagccacagggagggggtgctCTAAGAACTCACTGACTGGTAATATCACACTCTGAGAATGGGAGGGGAACAAACATGGGCCCAGTAGCCTTCACTCGACTCTGTGTTCACAGCCATAAGGCTTTatttctaaatgtgtgtgattttgagcctcagttcgctgaAAAATCATCTATGTGCTGAACCACACATGCCTGTTAGTtggccagctgtgcttctaaacagtgtagaaccatcttattttgtttattttacaatttttctgttcctccagcagcagTTGCTGAAATATGCTCtctcagaaaatattttttttgtcatcaACACCTTTGTGAGTATGCACTGTTGGGCTGTGCTAAGCTAAGACCACCTGCGAGAAACAATTTTCTGCAAAAgtaaaggattttttttatgtatttaacgagtatttggatttttaaacccctccctttgcattaaacagttgttctataatgtttttcagctggaactacatgtgatatcctaccagtttctttaatagagtaattcctaagctgtgatttagcatcagtaaatttcactcggatgtggacatgaacaatacatgtagtgtacgtaagaaatacttgtaaatgatatattttgtcacctacaagCCTAGTCTAATACAGACACTGTCTGATCATCCTGGACACTTTATCATAAGTGGAACAATATATTCTGAGGGCCTTCATCCCTCCTGGGATTTTGTTTGTGCCATTGTATGAAGCCTGGGGTTAATCCAAGCTGATGCTGTTCCATGGGCACTGCAAATTTTGGATTTGGCTTGAGTTGTCAATACTCGGGTAATTTGGTGATTTATAATACACAGATTTAACGATATCATAGATTACTTTACAGCACATAACCACAGGTTTTAGGGAGCTCTTGTACAACAGCTGTTTACCCAGGCACTCTGGTGTGGTGTTACTGTTTCACTGTTGATTCTTTTTTCTCAGCAATAACTTTTAACATATCAAAGTTTCTCTCTAATTCACtatttctatctctctttccaTACCTGAGTGTTCGTATTCTGCAGTGTGGATCAGAGAGCAGTCTCTCTCCAGACTCTCCTGGATGATTGTATGTCAGATCCAGTTCTTTTAGAGTGGCAAACTTTGATTTCAGTGCTGAAGCCAGAAAGGAACAGCCTTTCTCAGTAATCATACACCAAGACAATCTgcagaaaacaggaaaacagagAGATAATTGAAGTAAATGATTCACAAACAGACAAAAGCCAGCTATTTCCAAACACTGCCAGAATAAAAGGAACATTTGTGCTTTCTGCTTGTTTCACTTAAATGTATTTGATATAAATTCATCTAAAATGACAACATGCTATTTTTTATTGTCAGAAATATGTTTGAATTCCTGAAAAGTTTAAATGCAGGAGAAAGAAATTCTGACATGATTCTGATGATGATTCTGACAAAGGTCTAGGGATAAAATAGAGTCTGttataaatgacaaaaaatagTTTAAGAAAACAGCTGTATCTAGATGAGTGGTGTGTAGACGTTCATTAACAAGTTAAAACATCATCAATTTGACAGACAGCCCAGATCACTGGAAACAAAcatctttgtttttaaattaacagAATTTCAGAGAAGCACTGAGTTTAACAGCTGAACATTTTCCATTCAGGAACAAATATTTACCTGAGTTTCTCTAGTTTACATTGTCGATGCTTTAGTCCTTCAGAGAGCTTCTTCAcccctgaatcctgcaggtcatttttactgaggtccagttctctcagagAACAGTTTTCTGATTGGAGAGCGGACCCCAGATTTTCACAAGACTTCTCCCTCAAATCACATAAAGCCAGTCTGAAACCAGAGGAAATATTTTAGAAGATAATTCTGATTCACATAAGAGAAGAGGCTGTTCAGTCTGTTAAATGTAATGAACACTGGCTAAAACAGTGGTGTATAATGTTAAACTGCAGAATGTTTAGGTTCCAAGCTTTATTTGTAAACTCtgggtttaaaaataataataaacccacAATGTTCAGGATCTGTGCAGTTACCAAGAAATTTCCATGGAAATACTTATGAATCATATTTCAGAACTGAGAATTAAATCCTAAATATACAGATCACATTGGTATTAGACTGGAATGAGCCTGAGATTTTTAATCCACCTTAACGATAAATGAGTTACTATGAAGTCTGAAGTAATAATTAACTTTATAAAACTTTATTGAAACCATATTCAGTATAATTCATTGGTTTTATGGACAAATTAATCTCTGTGAATCATGTAACTCAATGTATGTATTCATATTTAATGTTATATGGCAATATTTGATTATCAAATGTTCctgtttacattcagagttaCAGGGAGAAGAGCAACAAAATGACCTTCATCAGAATAGATTTCTTACTAACAATCATTCAATAGCACCATCATGATGGCTGTTCATCCTACATACCGTTACAGTacagaaatactgacacacaccagctacaaccGTTTAttctacatacagttacagcactgaaatactgatacacaccagctacagccgtttactcctccatacagttacagcaccgaaatactgacacacaccagctacagccatttactcctacatacagttacagcaccgaaatactgacacacaccagctacagcaatttactcttacatacagttacagcactgaaatactgacagacaccagctacagccatttactcctacatacagttacactacagaaatactgacacacaccagctacaaccatttactcctacatacagttacagcactgaaatactgacacacccCAGCtgcagccgtttactcctacatacagttacagcaccgaaatactgacacacaccagctacagccatttactcccaATAGAgatacagcaccgaaatactgacacacaccagctgcagctgtttactcctgcatacagttacacactgaaatactgacacaccccagctacagccatttactcctacatacagttacagtactgaaatactgacagaCACCAGCTATAGCCAtctactcctacatacagttacagcttcaaaaaaatgacagacaccagctacagccgtttactccaaCATATAgatacagcaccaaaatactgacacacaccagttaTAGCCATTTGCTCCTACATactgttacagcactgaaatactgacagaCACAAGCTATAGCCAtctactcctacatacagttacagcaccaaaaaCTGACACATACCAGCTACAGcaatttactcctacatacagatATAGCACTAAAATACTGACACACCAACTACACAACGACTTATTTTTTCTGCAGATGGAACtaactctaaattcaggagagcatgaaactgcatgaaaattaacacagagtgaaagtgatATAAATCTAAATGTTTGGTGACTTCAATAGACTTCAGAGTCGCCGAGAAGCTGAATAGGGGAAACTAATGCCCGACGCGTTCTGCTGTTCAAACACCAGTCCAAGCTTCAGTTgatgttgctttattttataTCAAATCTTCAACATTCAAACATTAAAAGAATCAATGAATCGGTCCACAGACATCCACAATCGACAACGGTATAAAATCCAATTCAAGCAGTTCACAGGCAAAGAAAATGTTCACATCGGCCAAGGCTACAGCGTTTTTGGACGGTCAGCAAAAAGTAGGCTTCCCCCATCACCCACTCACTTCCTCTCATCTAACAAGTGAACAGGTGATATTACAAACCATTACTGCCACCAACACCACGTGACCCAGTTAGCGCACGTCATCCCTTAGGTGAATTTTCCAAagtcaaacagtgaattaaacttacagacaagttacattttaatcacatacatatattttttttctcctcaaacacattgttccacctttaaaaatgtggaGCTTCTCATATAaccaaaccagagagaacagcatttccccacactCATAGATATTTCCTTTAACTGTTGAACAAAAGTGGAGTGTTTATAGCAGAGGACCAGACTGGTACATTATTAATGATTAGTGTGAGATATTATTTACAGAAAGAGACACAGTCACCCTTTagagacagaaacacagcagagaCAGGTGTCCAATTCAAACTGGATTTAGTCAGTGATTTTATAGAgtttatatagaaatatataacttctgtttttacactcaatactaaattcataataaatacctgagagtctccagtttacagtgtggactcttcagtgcagcagagatcttctccactcctgaatcctgcaggtcattgttactgaggtccagttctctcagagAGCAGTTTTTTGATTGTAGAGCTGAGCTCAGTGTTTCACAGGATGTATTAGGTATTTTACACACAGCAAGTCTGCAAAGGGAGAATAAATACAACAGATTAAAACCCTACAATGAAAaatggtttatttatatttctgtacaGTTTTTAATGTCCATCATTCCACAAAATAAACTTTATCACTgacctgagagtctccagtttacagtgtggactCTTCAGTCCTTCAGAGATCTTCTCCACTCCTAAATCCTGCAGGttattgttactgaggtccagttctctcagagAGCAGTTTTCTGATTGTAGAGCTGAGCTCAGTGTATCACAGGATGCATTAGAAAGCTGATTCATAGTAAGTCTGCCAATGGAAGAATAGATACAGCAAATCTTTCCCATCAGTGGAAAATGGTTTAGTTTAATTTTGTGCATAAAATTAGAAATCTATATTGTACATTGTGTTGGTATAAAGTTATAGTTAATATTAAGACTgacctgagagtctccagtttacagtgtggattcttcagtgcagcagagatcttctccactcctgaatcctgcaggtcatttttactgaggtccagttctctcagagagcagttttctgactgtagagctgagCTCAGTGTTTCACAGGACGAATTATGTATTTTACACACTGCAAATCTGAAAAATTAAGAATAAATACAACTTACAAACCCCTCAGTGGAAGACAgcatatttatatttctatgtTGCTATAATTCCACAAAATAAGCTTTAACACTGACttgagagtctccagtttacagtgtggactCTTCAGTCCTACAGAGATCTTTTCCATTCCTACATCCTCCAGGTAATTGTTACTAaggtccagttctctcagagAGCAGTTTTCTGATTGTAGAACTAAGCTCAGTGTTTCACAGGACACATTAGAAAGTTGATTCATAATAAGTCTGCAAACGAAAGTATAAATACAACAGATCTTAAAAACCCCTCAGTGGACAAtggtttaatttaattacagacacaaaattagaaatatatattgtaCATTGTGTTGATGTATTTTCCAGAATTACATTAAGTTAATATTTAACACTgacctgagagtctccagtttacagtgtggactcttcagtccttcagagatcttctccactcctgaatcctgcaggtcattgttactgaggtccagttctctcagagAGCAGTTTTCTGATTGTAGAGCTGCAGTTAAAGTAGTGATGGACTGTTGAGAGAGATTACAGCCAGCAAATCTACAACAGAGAGCAAACACAGTGATTAGAGCTGACACAGACAGTACAGAGTTACTGATCCAGGTTCAGTTTACTCTCTTCCTCTGAGTTCTACTCTTACAGCTTCTTACACCATGCTGTAAACCCACAGATAGACATGAACAGAACAAGTCTTCTCAGCTGCAGCATGTACAAATAGAAACATTAGGTTTACTTTAGTTTTCTGGTTTTAAAAGTTCTGTgtatagtttatttttttacactacAACTGGAAAATAGAACAACAAGGTGATATTACAGAAATGTTATTAGTGTTATGGTTTtgcccacagtgtgtgtgtttaaatgtagaCCCATGCCACAGGCTGTTGTAGAACATTGTACCATTGAACAGCTTTAAGGCTATGGTGAAGTCTATTGAGTCCAGATTGTCGTTGTATCGATGATTTACATAAGATGTATCTGTCTGAATAAATTTTTGTGTGGATTATTTGTTGTAACTGTGTGTTGGTGCCATTTTTAGCCAGGTCTCACTTGTAAAGGAGATCAGTGATCTCAATGGGACTAACCTGTTTGAATAAAAGTTTAACCCCTTGAACTCTACTTATATAGGATTTtgctattcattttttttcagtgcctctttcagacaaaataaatgattttcTAATGGTATGCAGGGCACACAGATGCCCTCAGGCATTCATAAGCTATAAAGCTGAGAACACAAGTTGTGCTTTTACCCCCCAAACTGCGGGATTTGGGTAAATGTCCCCTCAGttgataaaaaatattttgtaatatttttaatatgttcagGCATGAATATCCCCCTCATTAGAGAAGGAGAATGCAAAGATCACAATGGGCCTAATTCATGAAACGTGAGCAGAACTAAATGGAAATTCTTTGTAAATCACTTTTCGTAAATGTCAGGATTCAATAGTGCGCTTGTACTCTCAAAATATTTGTAGGTAAGAACAACATTTAAACCTGCTCCTGAAAACATGTAAGGTGTGTGTAAAGCATCTGACATGGCTGAACTTTAACTAAAAGTAATTAAatagtaattaaaatatatgaactaaataattcaataataaataacacatttttaaaaaagtctaAAGAATTTTCACTCAGCAAATAGTCATCTTCGTAATACAGCTTGTTATTCAGAGCAACTTCCAGTAGCTAAAGGGCCGTTGTTTGttaatttctttttgtttcGGATGTGGTCAGACAGTTACTTAATGAATGtggatttattaattatattttattaacagaTAGATCTCTGTAGCGAGAATTGTAACGTCTTTACAGATCATACAGGTTTAGCTGACAGTGATGAAGGAAGGAatatctggtaggaataaaaggatctggtTATAAAAAGATCCTATTTTTCTGACCATTatgaatttgtttatctgaataataaatcctctaatcatactttagttaaatatggtgtttcacaaggatcagtgcttggccctgtattgttcacactctacatgctgccaatgggtagactaatccgtaagcatggtattcaattccactgttatgctgatgacacacaactgtagatatcagccaaacctaatgatgttgcttgtctacgtaaaataacagaatgtctaactgaaattaaagactggatgatgcaaaattttctcatgttaaattctgataaaactgaagtgttgttactaggtacagatacgtcagatacattcactcagaaatgctgctattaatcttgataattcaacagtaaaacacaataccatcattaaaaacttaggggtagcctttgattcgactctcacatttgatacccacatatccaatacagtcaaaaccgccttcttccacctacgcaatattgccaaaatccttaaaagatgcagagaaactagtgcatgcttttataacttcacgtctagactactctaatgcgctcctggcagggagctcgtgcaaagcgttacacaagcttcagttagttcaaaatgcagcagccagggtgctcactagagctagaaaattcgaaaatatcaccccagttctctcgtccctacactggctacctgtaaaatttcacattgactataaaatactcctcttagcttataaatctctaaatggtttaggcccgcagtatcttactgaacttctcataccttatcgcccgtcacgtacactttgttcacaggatgcccatctactctttgttccttgctttaagaaaaacacagcaggaggaagagccttttctcacaaagctcctcaactctggaatagccttccggttactgttcggggctcagacacactctcaatctttaaatctagattaaaaacctaccttttcaaacaagcttttggttaatcattcactttcaggttactccttctctattggtgatcgagctggttttcatattatcactgttctgtattaaccctgtcatatcaccatagctacagcatttttAGTTAGCGTTCTGGTAACCACCAACCAgactgcttttctctctctctctctctctctctctctcgcctgacccgtggaagctttctTTGCAGGACAACTTTGCCCCTGCTTTACCATTAACCTATAAACCCCTTTATTTTCCcccttgtctggttttctttctcctatcTCTCTCATGCTTCAAGACGCCctgttcctgctgctctcctGGTGTTGCCCTAATtcagcccctgaccctgtgtgccctgtacaagatcctggccttgtctcacctACAGTAACATGCTTGGCCATTCAATGTTGGCCATCTTTTATCTCAAATTATCTCTACACCTACTTTTACCTttcacagaatcactgaccacctcctccttcctcagactcatatatcaccaatattctacattcacattacactAATGAGCCCTAGGCACATGTATACAGGGAGAAAAATTCAACCTGACCATTCACATTCATGTCACATGAAAATGAATCAGATACGTGTCTGATCTAGgaccacatatgaaagtgactcaaatctgatttgacaaAATTGATTCGATAtgttcacacagccctgaaaagaTCAGATTTCAGTCACTTCATCcttgtaatgtgaatgtagcctaATATTCCATTGCTGGTCTGTACCTCCATTAGTGAATGACATGTAGGTGACACTCACTGAGCTGTTCTGCAGTTAGAGATCGCTGGGATGAGTCTCTGATAACCCTCTTCTGATGTGCTGTATTTCTTCAGGTTCAGCTCCTTCCTCACTTTCTCTGAATGGAGACGGAGGTAGGCTACGACTGAGCACTCTGCAGGAGACAGCTGCTTTTTATAGCGTCTGTCTggagttagagagagacagggggagaCACTAAGTGACTGTAACTTTCTGAACAATCCACTGTTTTTCTTAAAAGACATTTAAAGTGTCCAGTGCTTGTGGGTTACTTATATTTTTATACTGttgctgtttaataaaaaccaTGTA encodes:
- the LOC136699708 gene encoding uncharacterized protein isoform X1; the encoded protein is MIHTVKLTRLQKCLLMCSVPVNLNPVKQNLHCSFRMKFLSGTLSVILIISGFMETAAEQFKVVGPRAPLVVEVDKDLVLPCSLQPLISAVDKTVEWIRLDLPQANRLVHLYEDLRDRNEQQLESYRGRTALFIEELWKGNTSLKLSSVRSSDEGLYKCFVEDPSTSSYDGISLYVEVKENPFAAWKIVIICFSLFFIALVVFTVWNIKDRRYKKQLSPAECSVVAYLRLHSEKVRKELNLKKYSTSEEGYQRLIPAISNCRTAQFAGCNLSQQSITTLTAALQSENCSLRELDLSNNDLQDSGVEKISEGLKSPHCKLETLRLIMNQLSNVSCETLSLVLQSENCSLRELDLSNNYLEDVGMEKISVGLKSPHCKLETLKFAVCKIHNSSCETLSSALQSENCSLRELDLSKNDLQDSGVEKISAALKNPHCKLETLRLTMNQLSNASCDTLSSALQSENCSLRELDLSNNNLQDLGVEKISEGLKSPHCKLETLRLAVCKIPNTSCETLSSALQSKNCSLRELDLSNNDLQDSGVEKISAALKSPHCKLETLRLALCDLREKSCENLGSALQSENCSLRELDLSKNDLQDSGVKKLSEGLKHRQCKLEKLRLSWCMITEKGCSFLASALKSKFATLKELDLTYNHPGESGERLLSDPHCRIRTLRTENSGEKWIKPSQRKYVCDVTLDPNTAHTRLCLSEGNRKVERVEEDQSYPDRPERFDCFGQVLSVESLTGRCYWEVEWSGSVEISVSYGGIQRKELSYECWFGRNKNSWSLYCSGNSFSLYHNNQETQIPAPPSPSKRVGVYLDWEGGTLSFYTIPPNTHTLTHLHTLTATFTEPLYAGFSVWTGSSVRV
- the LOC136699708 gene encoding ribonuclease inhibitor-like isoform X2; amino-acid sequence: MKFLSGTLSVILIISGFMETAAEQFKVVGPRAPLVVEVDKDLVLPCSLQPLISAVDKTVEWIRLDLPQANRLVHLYEDLRDRNEQQLESYRGRTALFIEELWKGNTSLKLSSVRSSDEGLYKCFVEDPSTSSYDGISLYVEVKENPFAAWKIVIICFSLFFIALVVFTVWNIKDRRYKKQLSPAECSVVAYLRLHSEKVRKELNLKKYSTSEEGYQRLIPAISNCRTAQFAGCNLSQQSITTLTAALQSENCSLRELDLSNNDLQDSGVEKISEGLKSPHCKLETLRLIMNQLSNVSCETLSLVLQSENCSLRELDLSNNYLEDVGMEKISVGLKSPHCKLETLKFAVCKIHNSSCETLSSALQSENCSLRELDLSKNDLQDSGVEKISAALKNPHCKLETLRLTMNQLSNASCDTLSSALQSENCSLRELDLSNNNLQDLGVEKISEGLKSPHCKLETLRLAVCKIPNTSCETLSSALQSKNCSLRELDLSNNDLQDSGVEKISAALKSPHCKLETLRLALCDLREKSCENLGSALQSENCSLRELDLSKNDLQDSGVKKLSEGLKHRQCKLEKLRLSWCMITEKGCSFLASALKSKFATLKELDLTYNHPGESGERLLSDPHCRIRTLRTENSGEKWIKPSQRKYVCDVTLDPNTAHTRLCLSEGNRKVERVEEDQSYPDRPERFDCFGQVLSVESLTGRCYWEVEWSGSVEISVSYGGIQRKELSYECWFGRNKNSWSLYCSGNSFSLYHNNQETQIPAPPSPSKRVGVYLDWEGGTLSFYTIPPNTHTLTHLHTLTATFTEPLYAGFSVWTGSSVRV